Proteins encoded together in one Fimbriiglobus ruber window:
- a CDS encoding tetratricopeptide repeat protein, with translation MSVSAPRSAFAAPAGEIAPGAKPTMSELNDLFAKAVAKHQAGDFTAGEQMYRDILKKYPAHAPTLCNLGVMLVRANKLEEAANCYNLALAASPGHPDAHFNLGNLFRRNNQLREAATHYRECLSKAPNHSSASYNLGLTLAAAGDLFAAVDCFRAVTKLEPQNAEAFGRLGDALARTGRAAEGVTAFRKSVELKPTDPRGLYNLGLALTNAGNTAESHECIQKALKIKPDYAEAHNAFGLNLESMGRKDDALFHYQEAVRLKPNLADAWSNMGTNLSEQGRADDAIRCLRESLMHRAAAPPIHSNLLLMLNYSSHQSPAEIRDEHRVWAELFASPVPDVPPIPRPYDPDRRLRIGYVSADFRAHTVSGFIELLLKNHDRSQVEVYSYASVLRQDDTTEKLKKLSDHWRSVGGVPDGKVYETVRADNLDVLIDLGGHTAGNRMQVLAARPAPIQATLFGYPNTTGMKAVDFRITDPISDPPGATDDLYVEQPLHLPEVAWAYNPPENAPSVTPLPAAGKRQFTFGCLNNSAKISDLCLETWAKILQTVPGTKIVLLAGQSQAGAKRLHDRFVKAGVLRDRVEIVYRLPKDKYFEAYRNFDISLDPFPYNGGVTTADSLWMGVPVMTVAGMSYVSRQGTMVMSTLGLHDFIADSPEMLVQLAKEWTTRRTELAEIRAGLRDNLAKSPLADGPRYVRNLEAALRKVWRERLPK, from the coding sequence GTGTCTGTCTCCGCGCCGCGGTCCGCGTTCGCGGCGCCCGCCGGGGAGATCGCGCCGGGCGCGAAGCCGACCATGTCCGAGCTAAACGACCTGTTCGCCAAGGCGGTCGCCAAGCACCAGGCCGGCGATTTCACGGCCGGCGAACAGATGTATCGGGACATCCTCAAGAAATACCCGGCCCACGCCCCGACACTTTGCAACCTCGGGGTCATGCTCGTCCGCGCGAACAAGCTGGAAGAAGCGGCCAACTGCTACAACCTCGCGCTCGCCGCGTCCCCCGGCCACCCGGACGCCCACTTCAACCTCGGCAACCTCTTCCGCCGCAACAACCAACTCCGCGAAGCGGCCACCCACTACCGCGAATGCCTGTCGAAGGCGCCTAACCACTCCAGCGCGTCGTACAACCTCGGACTGACCCTGGCGGCCGCCGGCGACCTGTTCGCCGCGGTCGACTGCTTCCGCGCCGTCACCAAGCTGGAACCTCAGAACGCCGAGGCGTTCGGTCGCCTGGGCGACGCGCTCGCCCGGACCGGGCGGGCGGCCGAGGGCGTGACCGCGTTCCGCAAGTCGGTCGAGCTGAAACCAACCGACCCCCGCGGGCTCTACAACCTCGGCCTCGCGTTGACGAACGCGGGGAACACGGCCGAGTCGCACGAGTGCATCCAGAAGGCTCTGAAGATCAAGCCGGACTACGCCGAGGCCCACAACGCGTTCGGGCTGAACCTGGAGAGCATGGGCCGGAAGGACGACGCCCTATTCCACTACCAGGAAGCCGTCCGGCTCAAGCCGAACCTGGCGGACGCCTGGAGCAACATGGGCACGAACCTGTCCGAACAGGGCCGGGCCGACGACGCGATCCGCTGCCTCCGCGAGTCGCTCATGCACCGCGCGGCCGCCCCGCCGATCCACAGTAACCTGCTCCTGATGCTCAACTACTCGTCGCACCAGTCGCCTGCCGAAATCCGCGACGAACACCGCGTCTGGGCCGAGTTGTTCGCGTCCCCGGTCCCGGACGTCCCCCCGATCCCGCGGCCTTATGACCCGGACCGCCGGCTCCGCATCGGCTACGTCTCGGCCGACTTCCGCGCCCACACCGTCTCCGGGTTCATCGAGCTGCTGCTGAAGAACCACGACCGATCGCAGGTCGAGGTCTACTCCTACGCCAGCGTGCTCCGGCAGGACGACACGACCGAAAAGCTGAAGAAACTGTCCGACCACTGGCGGTCGGTCGGCGGGGTGCCGGACGGCAAGGTTTACGAAACGGTCCGGGCGGACAACCTGGATGTCCTGATCGACCTCGGCGGGCACACGGCCGGGAACCGCATGCAGGTGCTGGCTGCCCGCCCGGCGCCGATCCAGGCGACACTGTTCGGATACCCGAACACGACCGGCATGAAGGCCGTCGACTTCCGGATCACCGACCCAATCTCGGACCCGCCCGGGGCGACGGATGACCTGTACGTCGAACAGCCCCTGCACCTGCCCGAGGTGGCGTGGGCTTACAATCCGCCGGAGAACGCACCGTCGGTGACGCCGCTGCCCGCGGCCGGCAAGCGGCAGTTCACCTTCGGCTGCCTGAACAATTCCGCGAAAATCTCGGACTTGTGCCTGGAGACGTGGGCGAAGATCCTGCAAACGGTCCCCGGGACGAAGATCGTCCTGCTAGCCGGTCAATCCCAGGCCGGGGCGAAGCGATTGCACGATCGCTTCGTGAAGGCCGGCGTCCTTCGCGACCGTGTGGAGATCGTCTACCGCCTGCCGAAAGACAAGTATTTCGAGGCGTACCGGAACTTCGACATCAGCCTCGACCCGTTCCCGTACAACGGCGGCGTCACGACGGCCGACTCTCTCTGGATGGGCGTCCCGGTGATGACGGTAGCGGGGATGAGCTACGTCTCCCGTCAGGGCACGATGGTGATGAGTACCCTGGGCCTCCACGACTTCATCGCGGACTCGCCCGAGATGCTGGTCCAGCTCGCGAAGGAGTGGACGACCCGCCGGACCGAACTGGCAGAGATCCGAGCCGGCCTCCGCGACAACCTCGCCAAGTCGCCCCTGGCCGACGGCCCGCGGTACGTGCGCAACCTCGAAGCGGCGTTGCGGAAGGTGTGGCGGGAGCGGTTGCCGAAGTAA
- a CDS encoding DUF1501 domain-containing protein, translating to MLSIPGAPTRFCDGISRRSALKIGGFAFGATTLTLADVYRAEAAAKAQNPSYSPTQQKAVINVFLGGGPPHQDMWDLKMDAPAEIRGEFKPIKTTVPGIEICEEFPRIAKMMDKFSIIRSIVGASGGHDGYQCTTGFRHESLAAMGGRPSIGSVLARVAGPVDPSVPPFVGLAEKTQHAPWSDAGQSGFLGTGYGAFKPSGPDMANMRLSSVNQSQLADRKKLLRGFDDLRKELDANGTLSGMDAHAERAMNVLMSSKLMDALDLAKEDPKIRDRYGDGKPYKFQYDGAPTANEQFLMARRLVEAGARCVTLSFGRWDSHGKNFDLVRDHGAKLDQALSALVWDLERLDMLNDVTVIAWGEFGRTPKINKEAGRDHWPQVSCALLAGGAVRGGQVVGSTNRLGEFAKDRPVTFGDVFATLYHSLGLNPETTAVVDPTGRPQHVTDGKVISELV from the coding sequence ATGCTCTCGATCCCAGGCGCCCCAACTCGCTTCTGTGACGGTATTTCCCGCCGGTCCGCTCTCAAAATCGGCGGCTTCGCGTTCGGTGCCACCACGCTGACCCTGGCCGACGTTTATCGGGCCGAGGCCGCCGCGAAGGCGCAAAACCCGTCGTATTCCCCGACCCAGCAGAAAGCCGTCATCAACGTGTTCCTCGGGGGCGGCCCGCCGCACCAGGACATGTGGGATCTCAAGATGGACGCCCCGGCCGAGATCCGGGGCGAGTTCAAGCCGATCAAGACGACCGTGCCCGGCATCGAAATTTGTGAAGAGTTCCCCCGCATCGCCAAGATGATGGACAAGTTCTCCATCATCCGCTCGATCGTCGGCGCGAGCGGCGGGCACGACGGTTACCAGTGCACGACCGGCTTCCGCCACGAGAGCCTGGCCGCGATGGGCGGGCGGCCGAGCATCGGGTCGGTGCTGGCGCGGGTGGCCGGGCCGGTCGACCCGTCGGTGCCGCCGTTCGTCGGGCTGGCCGAGAAAACGCAGCATGCGCCGTGGAGCGACGCCGGGCAATCGGGCTTCCTGGGCACGGGGTACGGGGCGTTCAAGCCGAGTGGCCCAGACATGGCGAACATGCGGCTCAGCAGCGTCAACCAGTCCCAGCTCGCGGACCGGAAGAAACTCCTCCGCGGGTTCGACGACCTCCGCAAAGAACTCGACGCGAACGGCACGCTGAGCGGCATGGACGCGCACGCCGAGCGGGCGATGAACGTCCTGATGTCCAGCAAGCTGATGGACGCCCTCGACCTGGCGAAAGAAGACCCGAAAATCCGCGACCGCTACGGCGACGGCAAGCCGTACAAGTTCCAGTACGACGGCGCGCCGACCGCGAACGAACAATTCCTGATGGCCCGCCGGCTGGTCGAAGCCGGAGCCCGCTGTGTGACCCTGAGCTTCGGCCGGTGGGACAGCCACGGGAAAAACTTCGACCTGGTCCGCGACCACGGCGCCAAGCTCGACCAGGCCCTATCGGCCCTGGTGTGGGATCTCGAACGGCTCGACATGCTGAACGACGTAACGGTGATCGCCTGGGGCGAGTTCGGCCGGACGCCGAAGATCAACAAGGAAGCCGGCCGCGACCACTGGCCCCAGGTGAGCTGCGCGCTGCTCGCGGGCGGAGCCGTCCGCGGCGGTCAGGTGGTCGGCAGCACGAACCGCCTCGGTGAGTTTGCGAAGGACCGGCCGGTCACGTTCGGCGACGTGTTCGCGACGCTGTACCACAGCCTCGGCCTGAATCCCGAAACCACAGCCGTAGTGGACCCGACCGGCCGTCCGCAACACGTGACCGATGGCAAGGTAATTTCGGAATTGGTGTGA
- the rpsR gene encoding 30S ribosomal protein S18, translating into MIRKKALRNRKSRCRFCTKEGCPRPAFVDYKDVSSLKKLMSSQGKMFSRKRSGLCAAYQRAVAVAIKRGRFMGLLPYVGE; encoded by the coding sequence ATGATTCGGAAGAAGGCGCTGCGGAACCGGAAGAGCCGCTGCCGGTTTTGCACCAAGGAAGGATGCCCCCGGCCGGCGTTCGTCGACTACAAAGACGTCTCCTCGCTCAAGAAACTGATGTCCAGCCAGGGCAAGATGTTCAGCCGCAAGCGGAGCGGGCTCTGCGCCGCCTACCAGCGGGCTGTCGCCGTTGCCATCAAGCGCGGTCGCTTCATGGGCTTGCTGCCCTACGTCGGCGAGTAA
- a CDS encoding BON domain-containing protein — protein MREQLAQARTRRNSSRVRRALTMGVGVLGFGSISWALADELPLPTPVGASTPVAQPDMSVMSAEADTSLALRARAALEADPALSGLNLLVSVVNRAVVVGGPVPDEDLIPRVEAVVRKVPGFSDVKVTCFVHAPTDDPLKREILARMKAANAANPLAGLPTLAIGVPRPDPSPSADLPPLTALPRPTVVEASPTAAAEVYAIGDRRPPGTVTVQRVAGGPFPLFLEEPVGPGGVRVTSLPMPATSAAPSAEPTIPPTTVPTAPPAFGNGNGDGIEAAVSNVRSADARFADLTVTVRGGTAVVAGRARKDADAWEFVQAVRKVPGIDRIVLGRVDAR, from the coding sequence ATGCGTGAACAACTCGCTCAGGCTCGGACTCGTCGGAATTCCTCAAGAGTTCGCCGCGCCCTGACGATGGGCGTCGGCGTCCTGGGGTTCGGGTCGATTTCCTGGGCCTTGGCCGACGAACTCCCCCTACCGACGCCCGTCGGGGCGTCGACGCCCGTGGCACAACCGGACATGTCGGTTATGTCCGCGGAGGCCGACACGTCGCTCGCGCTCCGCGCCCGGGCCGCCCTCGAAGCGGACCCGGCCCTGAGCGGGCTGAATCTGCTGGTCAGCGTGGTGAACCGGGCGGTCGTCGTCGGCGGGCCGGTCCCGGACGAGGATCTGATCCCGCGGGTCGAGGCCGTCGTCCGCAAGGTGCCGGGGTTCTCGGACGTGAAGGTGACGTGCTTCGTCCACGCCCCCACGGACGACCCGCTGAAGCGAGAAATCCTCGCCCGGATGAAGGCGGCGAATGCGGCAAACCCGCTTGCCGGGCTCCCCACGCTCGCCATCGGTGTACCGCGACCCGACCCGTCGCCCTCGGCCGATCTCCCGCCGTTGACCGCACTCCCGCGGCCGACAGTGGTTGAGGCGTCGCCGACCGCCGCTGCCGAGGTCTACGCGATCGGCGACCGGCGACCCCCTGGCACGGTCACGGTTCAGCGCGTCGCCGGAGGGCCGTTCCCACTGTTTCTGGAAGAACCGGTCGGGCCGGGCGGCGTGCGCGTCACGTCCCTGCCCATGCCGGCCACGAGCGCCGCACCCTCGGCAGAACCGACCATTCCGCCGACGACCGTGCCGACCGCCCCGCCCGCATTTGGCAATGGGAATGGGGATGGGATTGAAGCGGCCGTATCGAATGTCCGGTCGGCCGACGCCCGATTTGCCGACTTGACCGTGACCGTGCGTGGTGGTACTGCAGTGGTCGCCGGACGAGCGCGGAAGGACGCGGACGCCTGGGAATTCGTGCAGGCGGTCCGCAAAGTTCCCGGAATCGATCGGATTGTTCTGGGGCGGGTGGACGCGCGGTAA
- a CDS encoding DUF308 domain-containing protein, giving the protein MRILGILLIVLGVLALAVPSITFMTTERAVDTSFLTIDYQKPHTLVFNPIVGIVATVAGIALVFAGRRTATA; this is encoded by the coding sequence ATGCGAATCTTAGGCATCCTGCTCATCGTCCTTGGCGTCCTCGCCTTGGCCGTGCCCAGCATCACTTTTATGACCACCGAGCGAGCAGTCGACACGAGTTTCCTAACCATTGACTATCAAAAACCCCACACGCTCGTGTTCAACCCGATCGTTGGAATCGTGGCGACCGTCGCCGGTATCGCTTTGGTATTCGCCGGCCGCCGGACCGCAACTGCCTGA
- a CDS encoding S8 family serine peptidase — protein MSKRNFIDALRARLTPPAADAPYVCVLDGGVVLNPLLASALDSADCHRYDPNWPLADAPDLPAARKHSHGSEMAGVVLYGRHLADLLAGTELHALTHRLESVRILPPKPYENERRLYGAITSQAISRVEIAAPDRVRSFCMAVTTDGRDRGRPSSWSGVVDQICGGFADQNPRLFFLSAGNTDPNERHRYPESNDTDPVQDPGQAWNAITVGACTDRVTYDHDRFPGYAPIAPAGDLSPSSTTSLTWDKPWPYKPDFVLEGGNQIAHTDKRWVMDPDDMTMLTTAHATTGRVLADFRDTSAATAQAAGIAAALQAVYPKLWPETIRGLLVHSAEWTDRMRAAFGDKKTDHINRLRRYGYGVPSLARARDSARDSLTMVIEQAIQPFTKEGSDIKTKEMGLHNLPWPKDQLLELGETKVTMRVTLSYFIEPKPGRREGFVKHRHRYQSHGLRFEVKRPQETLDDFRKRVSQAARHEEEEFEAVGDTSGWELGPQLRTRGSIHCDWWTGTAADLANSGVIAVYPVSGWWRESKGNDWSKEARYALLVSIRAEPVRVAVSLFTPTEIDLYSPIQTTILAAIEQEVTTEVGGESATG, from the coding sequence GTGAGCAAGCGGAATTTTATAGACGCGTTGCGTGCCCGCTTGACGCCGCCCGCCGCGGATGCTCCGTACGTGTGCGTCCTTGATGGTGGTGTTGTCCTCAACCCACTCCTCGCGTCCGCTTTGGACTCCGCGGATTGCCATCGTTACGACCCGAATTGGCCGCTGGCGGATGCGCCCGACTTGCCAGCGGCTCGCAAACACTCGCATGGGTCGGAGATGGCCGGTGTCGTGCTTTACGGCCGGCACCTCGCCGACTTGCTGGCGGGGACCGAACTGCACGCGCTGACCCATCGCCTGGAATCCGTCCGTATCTTACCCCCGAAGCCATACGAGAACGAACGCCGACTGTACGGGGCGATTACCTCGCAAGCCATCAGCCGAGTAGAGATCGCTGCGCCGGACCGCGTCCGATCCTTCTGCATGGCCGTCACGACTGATGGTCGAGATCGTGGGAGGCCGTCGTCGTGGTCGGGTGTGGTGGACCAAATCTGCGGCGGGTTCGCCGATCAGAACCCGCGCTTGTTCTTCCTCTCGGCTGGCAACACCGACCCGAACGAGCGGCACCGGTATCCGGAGTCGAACGACACGGACCCCGTTCAAGACCCGGGCCAGGCGTGGAACGCGATTACCGTCGGAGCTTGCACCGACCGCGTGACCTACGACCATGACAGGTTCCCCGGTTACGCTCCCATCGCTCCGGCCGGTGACCTGAGCCCTTCGAGCACGACTTCGCTCACCTGGGACAAGCCCTGGCCGTACAAACCCGACTTTGTCCTGGAGGGTGGAAATCAAATCGCCCACACAGATAAGCGGTGGGTGATGGACCCCGATGACATGACGATGCTGACGACGGCGCACGCCACTACGGGCCGGGTACTGGCAGACTTCCGCGACACGAGTGCGGCCACCGCCCAGGCGGCGGGAATTGCGGCCGCATTACAGGCGGTTTACCCGAAGCTGTGGCCGGAAACCATCCGCGGTCTGCTCGTCCACTCCGCCGAGTGGACTGACCGGATGCGAGCCGCGTTCGGTGACAAGAAGACCGATCACATCAACCGCCTGCGGCGGTACGGCTACGGGGTGCCGAGTCTCGCTCGCGCCCGGGACTCGGCACGCGATTCGTTGACGATGGTTATCGAGCAGGCGATTCAGCCATTCACAAAAGAGGGGAGCGATATCAAGACCAAGGAGATGGGACTGCACAACCTCCCCTGGCCGAAGGACCAACTCCTCGAACTCGGCGAGACGAAGGTGACGATGCGTGTCACCCTGTCCTACTTCATCGAGCCGAAACCTGGCCGGCGCGAGGGGTTCGTCAAGCACCGACACCGCTACCAGTCACATGGTCTCCGGTTCGAGGTGAAACGTCCGCAAGAAACCCTGGACGACTTTCGCAAGCGGGTGAGTCAGGCGGCCCGCCACGAGGAGGAAGAGTTCGAGGCAGTGGGAGACACTTCCGGTTGGGAGTTGGGGCCGCAACTCCGCACCCGCGGCTCGATCCACTGCGACTGGTGGACCGGCACGGCGGCCGACCTCGCCAACTCGGGCGTGATCGCTGTATACCCGGTGAGCGGGTGGTGGCGGGAGTCGAAAGGGAACGACTGGTCGAAGGAAGCACGCTACGCCCTGCTCGTGTCGATCCGGGCAGAGCCGGTGCGAGTCGCCGTCAGCTTGTTTACCCCGACCGAGATAGACCTCTACTCGCCAATACAGACGACTATCCTGGCGGCCATCGAACAGGAAGTAACGACTGAAGTTGGGGGAGAATCCGCGACGGGATGA
- a CDS encoding DUF1653 domain-containing protein, giving the protein MSPSADTITPGRYRHFKGGEYEVIGTARHSETQEWYVVYRPLYGEGGLWVRPLAMFTEIVVREGKEIPRFTKVDT; this is encoded by the coding sequence ATGAGCCCTTCCGCCGACACGATCACGCCCGGCCGCTACCGCCACTTCAAGGGCGGCGAGTACGAGGTCATCGGCACCGCCCGACACAGCGAGACACAGGAGTGGTACGTGGTCTACCGCCCGCTCTACGGCGAAGGCGGGTTGTGGGTCCGACCCCTGGCGATGTTTACCGAGATTGTCGTTCGCGAGGGGAAAGAAATCCCTCGCTTTACGAAGGTCGACACCTGA
- a CDS encoding AAA family ATPase produces MATAEQLKALLKSYIDGDGEQFLTVSMQVAAHAARRGQGRLAQDIRELIDQAKRQAAPLALRPVVPIARPAGELADLIQASYPKTRLADMVLGTSARASLDRVIVEYRQQDKLRAHGLSARRKLLLVGPPGTGKTMTAAALAGELKFPLLAARLDGLITKFMGETAAKLRLVFDTMVTTRGVYLFDEFDAIGSDRGRKNDVGEMRRVLNSFLQFLETDDSDSLILAATNHQEALDPALFRRFDDVIRYGLPEEDQIEQLAKNRLNSFGLSGVDWDKVRAGAAGLSYAEVTRACMEAAKVAVLSEQDTITTGNLLSMLRERTAILGRDTST; encoded by the coding sequence ATGGCCACCGCGGAGCAACTCAAGGCCCTCCTAAAGAGTTACATCGACGGGGACGGGGAGCAGTTCCTCACCGTGTCGATGCAGGTGGCTGCACACGCCGCCCGCCGCGGCCAGGGTCGCTTGGCACAAGACATCCGCGAACTGATCGACCAGGCGAAGCGGCAGGCCGCGCCGCTCGCACTCCGGCCAGTGGTTCCCATCGCTCGCCCGGCAGGCGAACTCGCGGATCTGATCCAGGCGTCCTACCCGAAAACCCGGCTTGCCGACATGGTCCTGGGCACATCGGCGCGAGCGTCCCTCGATCGGGTCATCGTCGAGTACCGGCAGCAGGACAAGTTGCGTGCCCACGGCCTCTCGGCCCGCCGCAAGTTGCTGCTTGTCGGGCCGCCGGGGACGGGTAAGACGATGACGGCTGCGGCCCTTGCCGGAGAGCTAAAGTTCCCGCTCCTCGCCGCCAGACTCGATGGGTTGATCACCAAATTCATGGGCGAGACGGCGGCCAAGCTCCGGTTGGTGTTCGACACGATGGTAACGACCCGTGGGGTTTACCTTTTCGACGAGTTCGACGCAATCGGCTCGGATCGCGGCCGGAAGAACGATGTCGGCGAGATGCGACGGGTACTGAACTCATTCCTCCAGTTCCTGGAGACCGATGACTCGGACAGCTTGATTCTCGCCGCGACGAACCACCAAGAGGCACTGGACCCGGCCCTGTTCCGCCGGTTCGATGATGTGATCCGGTATGGCTTGCCGGAAGAGGACCAGATCGAGCAATTGGCGAAAAACCGTCTGAACTCGTTTGGGCTGTCGGGTGTCGATTGGGACAAGGTGAGAGCGGGGGCGGCGGGTCTGAGCTACGCGGAAGTAACGCGCGCATGCATGGAAGCTGCGAAAGTCGCCGTTCTCAGCGAGCAGGACACTATCACCACCGGCAACCTCTTATCCATGCTGCGAGAACGCACCGCCATCCTCGGGCGGGATACGTCCACGTAA
- a CDS encoding WD40 repeat domain-containing protein — protein sequence MMPHGLACLFIGCGLVGAAPVPESLIPLVRERLSWKVEGTIIKSKLAFSPDAKVLATIVNDDVRLREVRTGMILFDLRGSLTDPNDIAFSPDGQTLAVGGNDEIQLWNTRTGQLRSSLKEDDLGKIWQMIYTPDGKTLVFAADGLVRVWNPASDKQSTSLYEKPRNIPRLAMPSDGHTLAISTEESHDDRDFVKIEIWDLKKRMITATWNDDDAERHPFVFFQPDGKVLLSVTWFSPTSGIRRWDVRTRKAIGVPVKFHANGLPTAIAPDGKSFVLEDRDTDNLSLRDVVTGNLIAELPGHEIFIQSVAFSKDGRTLATSDGDGVTKIWAVRQPLTK from the coding sequence ATGATGCCGCACGGACTCGCCTGCCTGTTTATTGGCTGCGGACTTGTCGGAGCCGCTCCGGTCCCCGAATCTTTGATTCCGCTAGTCCGCGAGCGGCTTAGTTGGAAGGTGGAAGGGACGATTATAAAGAGCAAGCTCGCGTTCAGCCCGGACGCCAAGGTGCTGGCCACCATCGTGAACGATGATGTCAGACTACGGGAGGTCAGAACTGGTATGATCCTGTTTGATTTGAGAGGGTCGTTGACGGACCCGAATGATATCGCGTTCAGCCCGGACGGCCAGACGTTGGCCGTGGGAGGGAATGACGAAATTCAGTTGTGGAATACCCGAACCGGTCAACTCCGGAGTTCACTGAAAGAAGATGATCTCGGAAAGATTTGGCAGATGATCTACACACCAGACGGAAAAACACTCGTCTTCGCCGCCGACGGTCTCGTGCGAGTTTGGAATCCTGCCAGCGACAAACAATCGACCTCTCTATATGAAAAGCCTCGAAATATTCCTCGCCTGGCCATGCCTTCGGACGGTCACACGTTGGCGATCAGCACGGAGGAAAGTCATGACGATCGCGATTTTGTTAAAATTGAAATTTGGGACTTGAAGAAGCGGATGATAACAGCAACCTGGAATGACGATGACGCGGAACGCCATCCCTTTGTTTTTTTTCAACCGGACGGCAAGGTTCTTTTATCGGTTACTTGGTTCAGTCCAACATCCGGCATTCGACGGTGGGATGTAAGAACCCGAAAGGCGATCGGGGTACCTGTTAAATTCCACGCTAACGGGTTGCCGACTGCGATCGCTCCTGACGGCAAATCCTTCGTGTTGGAAGATCGTGACACCGACAACTTGAGCCTCCGCGATGTGGTCACGGGCAACTTGATCGCCGAACTTCCAGGCCACGAGATTTTCATACAATCGGTGGCATTCAGCAAGGACGGGAGAACGCTGGCGACGAGCGATGGTGATGGCGTGACAAAGATTTGGGCGGTCCGGCAGCCCCTCACGAAATAA